Genomic window (Ananas comosus cultivar F153 linkage group 1, ASM154086v1, whole genome shotgun sequence):
CACGCACCCCCTCGCCGTCCTACAGCGCGCCTACAGGCCCGCCCCCCTTCGTCCGCGCCGCGCGTATCCCCGGTGCGCCCACGCCTCCCACCCGACTCCCCACTTGCCTCCCCCTCACCCCCCTCCTCCCCAGCGCACGCGCCGCTCAGCTGCCAGACGCTCGTCCTGCCCGCGGCCCTCGCCGTCCCTCCCGGCTGATGTCCGCGTTCTGCCCGGCTCGCGGACCGCCCCCCGACGGGCGGGCGGGGCACAGCCCCGGCCCCCTGATTCTCCGCCAGCCGTTCGCCGCCCTCCCCCTCCCTCGCCCTCTCCCCTTTTTCCGCCGTTCTCAATCGCacgcccctcctcctccctaATTACCGCTCCTATCCCCGTCAACCTCCTCTCTCCGTCTCTCCGCGCGCTCTCGTTTCCTCTCGTCCCCCAGCCACCGTCCCAGCCCAACTAAACTCGCCTAACACCGCCCGCGCGCGGCAGCCTCACGCTTTGCTCGGTCGCCCTCCGCCTCCCCCCTCGCTCTGCTCTCCCCCCCTTTTCTCTGTCACCGTGCACCCCGGCCCCCCGGCCGCAGGCACCTTACTCGGCGCGGCGCCGACCTCGCCCCGCCCTCTGTACCCCTCCCCCGGTGTCTCCCCTCCCCGCGGCCCGTCGACGCCCTGCCCTTCCCTCGCTCTCGCCGCGCCGTCGCTTCTCTCCTCTCGTCCCGGCGCGTCCCGCTCCCCCCCCGCCCTAGCCGTCCTCCCCGTCTCCCCTCTCTGCCCCCCCGTGCCCCCCCGGGGTGGTCTGCGTCGTCCCGCTCGGTCGGACGGGCTCTCCCCCTCCACCCCCCTCCCTCGACGCGGTGGCGCCCCTGCGGCCGCCGTCGTCCTGCGCTGACGCCTCGCTCGCCGCCCCGCCCTTGGCCTCCCTCGTCCTCCGCTCCCCGCGACCGTCCGCCGGCGCTGCGTGGCCGCTCTGCCCGCCCCCCTCCCCACGGGCGTGCGCCTTCTCCTTTCATCGTTCCCCGTACCGGCTATTCCTCGACCGGCAAGCTCAGCGCGCGTTCCCCTGCTCACCCCCTCCGGCCCCCCCCCGCCCACCGCGTGCCGTCCCTGCCCCTACCTCTTACGCGCCCCCCTCCCGCGCTGAGTCTTCGACGCCCTAGCTCTACCCAGCCACTCGCACCCCACCGCCTGCCCTCCGCGTGCCCCTGCCTTCGCATCAACCTCCTCTGTCTCCCGTCCGCCTGCTGTTCCATGGTGGTGCTACAATCTCCGCACCTCCCGCTCCTGCTCCCCTGCACTCCTCCTCCGATCCCCCTCTCCCCCCATCCCCCTCCTGCTGCCCGTCTGTCCCTGCCTCCGGTGTCAGCCTCTCCCCGCCCCCGCGTCTCTCCCGGGGCCCCCTGCCCCCGGCCCGTCCCTCCTCTccgcactctctctccctccggCCTCTCCCCGTCGTCGACCCTCCTCCCCGCTCTCTCGTGCGTGCTTCTTCCCTTCTCCCCCCCTCGGTGACGCTGTTCCCCTTCACACATCTCCGCCGCCCGACCCCTCCCGCCCCGGCCTCGTAGACGCATCTGTCTCCCGCCCGATTTCCCGTGCCTGTGGTCGCCGGCCCCCTCCCTCCTCTATGGCCTCCGTGTCGTGTCCCCCTATGCCGCCGCCGCAATGAACCGTCGGCTTCCTCCCCCGCCCGCCGCGGAGGCCCCTCCTGCGGCCTCGGCTCCCTCGGCGTGCGGCTTTGTCCGGCGCGCCCCTCCCATGGTGTGCGCCTGCGGCCCCCTGGCCAGGCGCCTCGTCCCCTCTCCGTCTCCCCTTCCTCCGTTCTCCCTCGGTCTCGtcctccgcctcccgccgcTCTAGTTCTCTCCCCCGCCCGTTCGCCCCCTTCCCTCCGCCCTCGTGCCCTTGCTGCCCTTAGCCCCTTACTgtccccctccccccctcctcCCTTGCTCTCACCCCCGACACGGTTCCACCCGTCCGCGCTCCCTGCCTGTTGCTGCCCTTCGCCTCTCCTTCACCATCCCTCTCTCCTTCGCTCCTCTACCGGGCCCTTTTGCCCTCTTTCGCtgtccccccccccctccccctagGTTCACTCCGCCTCCCGCGTCTTTTCATTCTCCGGCACTGGCCTGCTCCCCCCCCCCCATCCGCTCCTCTCGCCTCTCTCCTCCGTCGCCGTCCCCCCTGCCCTTCTGTCCCTCGGCCTTTTCCGCTTCtcccctccctccccctctcACCCCTCGactgcttttccttttcccccCCTCACTCCTCCCCCCTGAGCTTTTCTCCTTGTGTGCCTAGGTCCCACCACCCGccccgtcgcgtgctccttcgctTGCGCCGCCCGGCGTTCCCCGGTCTCACCCTCCCTCACCGTCTTCCCGGCCCGCGCCCCCCGGGCCTTCCGCTCCCTCTCAGTCCCCCTTCCCCTAGCCGCCCCCCCCGGGCCACCCCCCCGCTCCCGCGTCCACATCGCTCTCATCCGCTCACCCCGGCCGCTCGCCTCCTTCCCCTTCCCCGCCCCGGCCGGTCTCCTCCCCGCCTCTCCCTCCCCCGCCCTcgctccccctcccccctccccctcaGTCCCCTCTCGGGTTTCCCTACTCGCCTCCCCCGTCCCCCTTGCCGCTCGCGGGAGCTGCCCTCGTCGCTTCCCTTCTTCGCCGTCCTCCCCGCTCTCCACCTCTCCCCGTCCCCCGCTCTTCCCTGCCCCTCTGGGCTCCCATCCCACGCTCCCGCTTCCCCCTGGCGGCCCCCCCCCATCCCCGGGGCCCCGCCCTTCCCTCCCCCGCTCCCCCGCGCTCCCCTCCCCCGGTGCCGGGTTACGCGGTGCCCTCCCTGGtctcccctctctttctccGCTCCCCGGGGCGCGCCCTCGGGCGGCGTGGTGCTGCTCTCCGCCGGCACCCATCGCCCACCCTCCCCTGCCCTCCCCCTTCCGCTTCTGTTCCCTGCGTCCCGGTCCCTCGGCTCCCGTCCGTCGTCCCCCCCCGCCCCTGCCACCCCCGCCTCGGTCTTGTGTGGCCCCctgctgtgtaccggtactccctCCCGTCCCGTCCGGCCCTCCCCGGCCTGACCGGTCGACTTGCCCTCCCCCCTGTCCCCCGGTCCCCGCCTGCTCCGCTCCCCGAGCGGCTGCCCCCCCCTTTTGCCTTTTTTTCGGCTTTTCTTGTGCTCGCGCGCCTTCCCCCAGTCACTTCTCGGCTACGCGCGCCCCCCGGTTCGGCCCCCAGTCCCCGACCCTCCCCGCCCCTCTGGCCACCGCTCCCCCCCCCATGCCACCTCCCCTCGAACCTCCTCCCTTCGCGCACGGCCCGTGTGTCTCCCGCCCTCGGGCGCGggccgctttttttttttttttttgtttcccctGCTTCGGGCTGGTCCCCCCCTCCCCTACGTTGGCGCCGCTCCCCCTCGCGCGCCTCGCCCCTCAGCCCCTCCCGCTTCGCCCTCCACGCGTGGCACTGCGCGCGCCCCCTTCGCTGCGCTCATCTTCGCCCCCCTCGCCGCCTCGTCGCCCCAGTCTCGCCGCCAGGGCGCCGGGGCGTCTCGCTCCTCGGCCGATTCGGTTTCTGCCGCCCCTACTTTCGCTCGACCACCCGCTTATCTGCGCCCCCTCCACTGGCGGCGCCTCGCTCCCCCTGGCGCCCTTCTCGAGTTTCGCGCCTCGATTCACACGCTCCCCGCTCCTACCTTCTCTCCTAGGTTCCCACCCTCTCCCCGctctccccccccccctcgGCCCTCCCCCTTGTCAGCCGGTAGACGCTTACTTCCCCGCTTTGCTCCCCACGCGGCCGACGACTCGATGATGGTGATCCTCCTCTTCCTTGCTCTCTTCTcacttcttctcttcttcttcacttctcttctttctccttcttgcgagagagagagcaagagtttatagagagggagagagagagaaatgtttAAGGGTTGGTTGAGAGAGAAGAATAGAGGAGGGAGCCTCTGCTCACTCTCATATAGGCCTCAACCTAAACAACAATTGCATGAAAAGCCCTCAACTTCCATCTGATGAGATAGCCCATGTATTGGGCAATATTCGGGGTAACAGGGGTCCAGACCGTAGACTAGGGTCCAGACCCCAGAAGTTGAAGAAACTTTGAAATTGCAATTTTTGCAATTCTCACAACCAAGTGGGTATTTCGCACTAGGGGTCTAGACTCTAAACCACTAGGgatccggaccccgagagtcaCCCAAGTGTGCAAGGCTTGCAAACTTGAAATTCCAACTCTCCAAGgtccaccaataatgcactttttcGCATTTCATACGCATTCGGATCTCTCCGAAGGCCTCACCAAGTAAACGAATAGTCTCGATTCCAaacgaagtctaactctcggatttcgagaattcacttccttacatcgtCCCTTGTGACTTGATGTTGGTGTTGTCTTGCGTGAAGGATGAAAGGAGCAGCACCTATTTCCAGAAGAGATATATTGACCAGAAGCACTACTAACATGTTGATTTGCTCTCTTGACTGGCGTAGGTGTAGGAGAGCATGATGTGGTGTCGGCTACATTGTTGTTTCGTAGCGACTTTGTGATGGGtactgtgtcacgccccggaccggcagaggccctcccggtagcgtgcccagacccaccatatgtcaacacatataaggcgtctagatcaacagcggaaataaaagcGAGAAATAATCTATacctagagatatcagagcataaaagatCTATCATCTACAGTAAGGAAAAAGGATAATACTATAACAATAAGAgtgaaatataaagtaatacaatatctgtccaaaaagtacacaaaagggtggtctctagtacaccggtatagctctcaacctctccaaaataaaatatatcgagaggtagaccacctagcaactcctcactcgctgaagagctagcccaaagccacgcccttcccacggtccctagcctctcccggcgtggaaggctctgaaagaaaacataaaacagagggcgtgagaactataatttatagttcccagtgggcaattactgacctcagctcaatgcaccactaggccccaaaagaaaagggtaagtacggtaaacagcaataataataatgataactgCGGTATGAAAGTATGCATGTTTACTAAGCTTACTATACCATAACCATTACGATGTCAATGCTTTACATTTACTCTTTCATAATAAAGAATGTTCAAAGCGTAAGTAATATGCCTCAACATGGCCACAGGTAAATGTCACGGCCTACTTTATGAAGTTAtaaagatcatgctttatcatggcaacaatgtatacatggatgcaataagcaacatctcctagcatactacatgtatgtatgtctactcaagtgtccaaaactatgctagaagtgAGTCCAAGCAGTCCAACTACTattctctatctagtagtgattataacacacacaacaccgtgtcgatttccaattccaattaaggacctacccaaggtagtccagcttgtgccgcctaagtgcctgtggtagcccaacatccctactcttggaatgtgtctgtcccactcgacccggtaggcttctcaataccgcacgagcgaacataggtcgcgtaggctaactccggagtgccggcttgtagggagcgaccctcacaagcatgtgcgaatgagcacaaatggcaagcaagcgtagtcaaaggctcaagtatccaaccctcatgtctcaaacatggcaatagctactagtaacccaacggtctagctctatgtcacaatgtgatatcccaacactcacttgcttagtgcctctttatgacacttaagcaccacAACCAGTCAAAGCCCAAATCATATTCTATGTTCTCATATAAGACATAATACCAATGCTCACTAAGGTCggagcccaatgcctctttatgacattggcccaagatctcaaatagtctaagtccccaagcctctctaggcttccaaagtctctaatgtcacaattgggcaaaaaggttaaatgcatgaaggcaatgtttattttcataataggaattatggtttcaagtttcaactagaatgctatatctcacatgcatgcaccctaccacatggaggtcccaaaaatttactatacaaaACATacgcatgttaagcattctaaaatgcatgttttatcatttaacgatactcaaaacatcacgaatgagattttctcattgtgtggctaggtcaaacccaccgaaccgtcgcatAGTGTCTCGAtccgccgaacggagttgtccacgagtctccaaataccctaaaagtattgagcgagaagatacacgggcattacgatcaactataagaccAAACATTAACCAATCAAGGCAAAAAGGCTAAAACTCACCAAGGGAGTAGAaattctctctcaagctccaaaagaaggctaggatccttccaaagcaacctaaaccaaggttctaatctcattagattaGCCAAAAAGCCTTCAATCAAAAAgtcccaaataaaccctagattttccattctagggtttcatccccccaaaatctaccaaagctaggtctagagggaagaaacaaacaaccaacctcaagagaactccaatccaagctccaagggtgaagatctcctcctttgcaagctccaagtccaagctccaagcaccaaggaagaagagggggtgaggaagatgctccaagcccacTAGTTGCTcttaatcttcttcttcttccccccttcttctccttctccttcttctttttcttctctatcaagggtgtagagagagttgagagaagagaaataaggagaagagagagtggatgggtcatatagaccatctattgcaacaaaatccagctaggtccctcaaaaatccaaaatcgcATCAGCCtggtctgggcaattttcgcccagagggaccggtctctccctgcaagggaccggtctctcatgtcgaacccgagaaaccaacgttcgggaaccggtctctccccgcgcgggaccggtctctcactgcgaagacgcgctcggggacc
Coding sequences:
- the LOC109719357 gene encoding uncharacterized protein LOC109719357, encoding MGAGGEQHHAARGRAPGSGEREGRPGRAPRNPAPGEGSAGERGREGRGPGDGGGPPGGSGSVGWEPRGAGKSGGRGEVESGEDGEEGKRRGQLPRAARGTGEASRETREGTEGEGGGGARAGEGEAGRRPAGAGKGKEASGRGERMRAMWTRERGGGPGGAARGRGTERERKARGARAGKTVREGETGERRAAQAKEHATGRVVGPRHTRRKAQGGGVRGGKGKAVEG